Proteins from a genomic interval of Rosa chinensis cultivar Old Blush chromosome 2, RchiOBHm-V2, whole genome shotgun sequence:
- the LOC112184807 gene encoding zinc finger BED domain-containing protein RICESLEEPER 2-like: MARGKKIVARPRPTASGLKDSSTGTSPSELVKHNNNYFSRLKLKLKLKKVQVNLKLLQLKKVQVNLKLLHLFVWEHFIEYDKIEVQKDAEGNDIEIVHKRAYCKYCPRGKVGDFAVDSSKNGTSGMIRHINQNCRYYPPNVDKSQKNLAGDKSKGNRLTTVAYNQDDYLEACVEMIVIDELPFSFVEKKGFNRFCDKVCPLFDVPSRRKLCRTFLGKYDSSKKELKKVLKQYRLSLTTDTWTSVQNVNYMVLTAHFIDIDWKMHKRVISFCVIQNHQGPTIGKLIESCLEQWGIEKVMCITVDNASANKSALEWLVSKMNSSSCYQQILNGRYMHMRCAAHITNLIVGHGLKRLQKSVLAIRNAVKFVRSSPNRLDTFKKAVERQKIPCRGLVCLDVPTRWNNTYLMLEAGLKFKKAFTLMLADEDSSFAAYFKEPEEEYDDDGNVVPSRNKRNRVGPPEDEDWDKAEVFVDFLRVFYDVTLRVSASLHPTVHTTFHDVITMEKNIESMFVLPGFATGTETEQVLMDMAGNMRSRWLKYYGSFHEINHMVIIGLVLDARFKLKNVTHIFTSEGLGDDEVQRRTLEIRNLLMALYDQYVIHVDGGRHMVRQGSPSSSCSTLTSRSNNSRGGVRGQLLNDWRKVVQSSAEAVVAHEVDQYLNGPLEFNNDEDCFDILCWWKVNGPKFPVLAAIARDVLAIQTSTVASESCFSTGGRVIDTFRSSLTPKTVEGLICMQSWMLGDEIAEIQDDCTIENIEFYEAVEHEHESTASSKNMCPAPVPRAKGKGKSVAAGNVIVI, translated from the exons ATGGCTAGAGGGAAGAAGATAGTGGCTCGACCTCGACCAACAGCTTCTGGTCTTAAGGATTCTTCCACAGGAACATCACCATCTGAGCTGGTGAAGCACAACAACAATTATTTCAGCAGATTGAAGCTCAAGCTCAAGCTGAAGAAGGTGCAAGTCAACCTGAAGCTACTGCAGCTGAAGAAGGTGCAAGTCAACCTGAAGCTCCTCCATCT TTTTGTTTGGGAGCATTTTATTGAATATGATAAGATTGAGGTTCAGAAAGATGCTGAGGGAAATGATATTGAGATTGTTCATAAACGAGCTTATTGCAAATATTGCCCTAGGGGAAAGGTAGGAGATTTTGCTGTGGATAGTTCTAAGAATGGTACTTCTGGTATGATTAGGCATATCAACCAAAATTGTAGATATTATCCACCTAATGTGGATAAATCTCAGAAAAATCTTGCTGGTGATAAATCAAAGGGAAATAGATTGACCACAGTAGCTTATAACCAGGATGATTATCTAGAAGCTTGTGTAGAGATGATTGTGATTGATGAACTGCCTTTTAGTTTTGTGGAAAAGAAAGGGTTTAACAGATTTTGCGACAAAGTCTGTCCTCTATTTGATGTTCCCTCTAGAAGGAAACTATGCAGAACCTTTCTAGGTAAGTATGACAGTTCAAAGAAGGAATTGAAGAAGGTTTTGAAGCAGTATAGGTTGAGCCTCACCACTGACACTTGGACAAGTGTTCAAAATGTCAATTATATGGTGCTTACTGCCCATTTCATTGACATTGATTGGAAAATGCATAAGAGGGTCATTAGTTTCTGTGTGATTCAAAATCACCAAGGGCCTACTATAGGAAAGCTTATAGAATCATGCCTTGAGCAGTGGGGGATTGAGAAGGTGATGTGCATTACAGTTGACAATGCATCTGCAAACAAGTCTGCTTTAGAGTGGCTTGTTTCTAAGATGAACAGCTCTTCATGTTACCAGCAAATATTGAATGGTAGATATATGCATATGAGATGCGCTGCTCACATCACTAATTTGATAGTGGGGCATGGGTTAAAGAGGTTGCAGAAGTCTGTGTTGGCAATTAGGAATGCTGTGAAGTTTGTGAGATCTTCTCCAAATAGGTTGGATACTTTTAAGAAGGCTGTGGAGAGACAGAAAATTCCATGTAGGGGACTGGTGTGTTTGGATGTCCCAACTAGGTGGAACAACACCTACCTCATGCTAGAAGCTGGTTTGAAATTCAAGAAGGCTTTTACTTTGATGTTGGCGGATGAGGATAGCAGCTTTGCAGCTTACTTTAAAGAACCAGAGGaagaatatgatgatgatgggAATGTAGTACCAAGCAGGAATAAGAGGAATAGAGTTGGACCACCAGAAGATGAAGATTGGGATAAGGCAGAAGTGtttgtggatttcttgaggGTGTTCTATGATGTCACATTGAGGGTTAGTGCTTCATTGCACCCTACTGTGCACACAACTTTCCATGATGTGATTACCAtggaaaaaaatatagaaagcatgtttgttcTACCTGGGTTTGCAACTGGAACAGAAACTGAGCAAGTGTTGATGGACATGGCAGGAAATATGAGATCCAGATGGTTAAAGTATTATGGATCATTTCATGAAATTAACCACATGGTGATCATTGGCCTAGTATTGGATGCAAGGTTCAAGTTGAAGAATGTGACTCACATCTTCACTTCTGAGGGTTTAGGTGATGATGAGGTGCAAAGAAGAACATTGGAGATTAGAAACCTTCTTATGGCTCTCTATGATCAG TATGTAATTCATGTAGATGGAGGCAGACACATGGTGAGGCAAGGCTCTCCAAGCTCTTCATGTAGTACTCTTACAAGCAGAAGCAACAATAGTAGAGGAGGTGTTAGGGGTCAGCTCCTTAATGATTGGAGGAAGGTTGTACAATCAAGTGCAGAGGCTGTGGTGGCTCATGAAGTAGATCAATACTTGAATGGTCCATTGGAATTCAATAATGATGAAGACTGCTTTGACATCTTGTGTTGGTGGAAGGTCAATGGCCCAAAGTTTCCTGTGTTAGCAGCAATAGCAAGGGATGTTCTTGCCATTCAAACCTCAACAGTGGCATCAGAGTCATGTTTTTCAACAGGAGGCAGGGTTATTGACACATTTAGGAGCTCATTAACTCCAAAAACTGTGGAGGGACTCATTTGCATGCAAAGTTGGATGTTAGGTGATGAAATCGCAGAGATCCAAGATGATTGCACCATTGAAAACATAGAGTTTTATGAAGCTGTTGAGCATG aGCATGAAAGCACTGCATCTAGCAAAAATATGTGTCCTGCTCCAGTTCCAAGAGCTAAAGGGAAGGGAAAGTCTGTTGCAGCTGGTAATGTAATTGTTATCTAA
- the LOC112184808 gene encoding pollen receptor-like kinase 4 yields MGAHMAMARLMRAPNPSFLLALIVATLSFMNMLSFGLPETTSDALLKFKSSLGNSSEALRNWGSSPNPCNGNRGNWVGVLCFQGNVRGLKLEGMGLQGTLDMEPLASLPYLKTLSFANNSFIGPLPNLTRLKRLGSLYLSDNHLSGDIPDNAFENLTFLKKLYLGNNEFSGKIPSSLAKLPNLFDVGLENNYFSGEIPDFKSGDSEKLWRLYLANNELEGEIPKSLRTQEPSSFAGNENLCGPPIEACSPSPAPAPTSSPSPSSPPCGGSGEPCSPSDPPTKSSSLGLKIALGIVSILLLLVIIAVLLMFLRKRKQQPELDQAELLDESSKYTAATASQMDAKSVENNNVNNPPRRGEQAGKLSFVRDDRDRFDLHDLLRASAEILGSGNFGASYKALILTDAVVVKRYKQMNNVGREEFHDHMRRLGRLTHQNLLPIVAYYYRREEKLLVSDFVENGSLASHLHGNHNLHKPGLDWPTRLRIIKGIGRGLTYLYNTLPSLVVPHGHLKSSNVLLDENMEPLLNDYALLPVINMEQAQHLMMAYKSPEYARHHRITKKTDVWCFGIIMLEVLTGKFPENYLKQSYDSKADLASWVNGMIKEKKTSEVFDGEMGNVGDSKGELLKLLKIGVSCCEEDVERRLDLHEVVAKIEELNEGESDGEYRSSVSSEEDDYTSQAV; encoded by the exons ATGGGCGCGCATATGGCTATGGCTAGGCTTATGCGCGCACCAAACCCATCATTCCTGCTCGCTCTCATTGTAGCTACGCTTTCTTTTATGAATATGTTGTCTTTTGGTTTGCCGGAGACCACGTCCGACGCCCTGTTAAAATTCAAAAGTTCTTTGGGGAACAGTTCCGAAGCTCTTAGGAATTGGGGTAGTTCTCCGAACCCATGCAATGGTAACAGGGGGAATTGGGTCGGTGTGCTTTGCTTTCAAGGGAATGTCAGGGGCTTGAAACTCGAAGGCATGGGGTTACAGGGAACGTTAGATATGGAACCTCTCGCGTCGTTGCCATATTTGAAGACTTTAAGCTTCGCGAACAATTCATTCATAGGTCCGTTGCCTAATCTCACTAGACTAAAGAGATTAGGGTCGTTATATTTGTCAGATAATCATTTGTCTGGGGATATTCCTGATAATGCATTTGAGAATTTGACTTTCTTGAAGAAACTGTATTTGGGAAATAATGAGTTCTCAGGCAAAATCCCTTCATCTCTTGCCAAATTGCCAAACCTTTTCGACGTGGGGCTTGAAAATAACTATTTTAGTGGCGAAATCCCTGATTTTAAAAGTGGGGACTCAGAGAAATTATGGAGGTTGTATTTGGCTAACAATGAGTTGGAGGGAGAAATCCCAAAAAGCCTGAGAACGCAGGAGCCTAGCAGTTTTGCAG GAAATGAAAACCTATGTGGTCCGCCTATAGAAGCATGTAGCCCCTCTCCTGCTCCTGCTCCTACATCATCTCCATCGCCATCTTCGCCTCCATGTGGGGGATCCGGGGAACCATGCAGCCCTTCCGACCCTCCTACGAAGTCTTCATCTCTTGGTCTAAAAATAGCCTTGGGTATAGTGAGTATTCTGCTCCTATTAGTTATCATTGCTGTACTTTTGATGTTCCTCagaaagagaaagcaacaaCCGGAATTAGACCAGGCGGAGTTGTTGGATGAATCCTCCAAGTACACAGCAGCAACCGCGAGCCAGATGGATGCCAAGTCTGTAGAAAATAATAATGTGAACAATCCACCAAGGAGGGGTGAGCAAGCAGGAAAGCTGTCGTTTGTGAGGGATGACAGGGACAGGTTTGATTTGCATGACCTGCTAAGAGCCTCAGCCGAAATATTGGGGAGTGGGAACTTTGGGGCTTCGTACAAGGCTTTGATACTAACTGATGCTGTAGTGGTCAAGAGGTATAAGCAGATGAACAATGTGGGAAGAGAGGAGTTCCATGACCACATGAGAAGGCTTGGGAGATTGACACACCAAAACTTGTTGCCAATCGTGGCCTATTATTATAGAAGGGAAGAGAAGCTCTTGGTTTCTGACTTTGTGGAGAACGGTAGCTTGGCTTCTCATCTTCATG GCAATCACAATCTGCATAAGCCTGGACTTGACTGGCCTACCCGTTTGAGAATAATCAAGGGAATAGGAAGGGGCCTGACATACCTCTACAACACACTCCCAAGCTTGGTTGTACCTCATGGTCATCTGAAATCCTCCAATGTGCTTCTGGACGAAAACATGGAGCCTCTACTGAACGACTATGCTCTACTCCCCGTGATCAACATGGAACAAGCCCAACACCTCATGATGGCTTACAAGTCACCCGAATACGCGCGGCACCACCGGATAACAAAGAAGACCGACGTGTGGTGCTTCGGGATAATCATGTTGGAGGTGTTGACAGGCAAGTTCCCAGAAAACTATCTAAAGCAAAGTTATGACAGTAAGGCGGATTTGGCGAGCTGGGTGAACGGAATGATCAAGGAGAAGAAGACTAGTGAGGTGTTTGATGGAGAAATGGGGAATGTCGGTGACAGCAAAGGTGAACTTCTAAAGCTGTTGAAGATTGGAGTGAGTTGTTGTGAGGAGGATGTGGAGAGAAGGCTGGACTTGCATGAAGTTGTTGCAAAGATTGAGGAGTTGAATGAGGGAGAAAGTGATGGGGaataccgctcaagtgtttcaAGTGAAGAAGATGATTATACTTCTCAGGCTGTGTGA